A region of Vigna radiata var. radiata cultivar VC1973A chromosome 10, Vradiata_ver6, whole genome shotgun sequence DNA encodes the following proteins:
- the LOC106775692 gene encoding protein ROOT HAIR DEFECTIVE 3 homolog 2 isoform X2 codes for MANDGSCATQLIDGDGEFNVAGLDNFIKTVNLASCGLSYAVVAIMGPQSSGKSTLMNHLFHTSFREMDAFRGRSQTTKGIWIAKCVGIEPATIAMDLEGTDGRERGEDDTAFEKQSALFALAVSDIVLINMWCHDIGREQAANKPLLKTVFQVMMRLFSPRKTTLLFVIRDKTKTPLEHLEPILREDIQKIWDSVRKPQAHQHTPLSEFFNVEVTALSSYEDKEDKFNEEVALLRQRFFHSIAPGGLAGDRRGVVPASAFSISAQQIWKVIRENRDLDLPAHKVMVATVRCEEIANEKLNQLQSDKGWLELEEAVQLGPVRGFGEKLSSIIDASLSQYDEEAIFFEESVRNAKRKQLESKALDLVYPAYTTLLEHIHAKALDDFKTKLEQSLNNGEGFASSVRTWTRTIMDEFDKGSADAAVRHANWGASKVRDKLRHDIDSHASSVRAAKLSEITTNLEKKLTKALTKPVESLFESGGKDTWLSIRALLKRETESAVSEFSASVAGFELDEETVERMERSLRDYARKVVENKAREEAGKILIRMKDRFSTVFNHDNDSLPRVWTGKEDIRAITRDARSASLKLLSDMAAIRLDEKPDPIGSILHSSLIDKTSASTSSQLVTREASADTLASSTWEEVSPEDVLITPMQCKALWRQFLGETEYTVTQAISAQEAFKRSNNWLPPPWAIMAMVILGFNEFMMLLKNPLYLLFIFVAYLLGKAVWVQMDIAGEFRHGTLPGLLSISSRFLPTVMNLIKRLAEEAQGNQTPEESQGSASQTQRRRTNAPQAEFS; via the exons ATGGCCAACGACGGTTCCTGCGCCACGCAACTCATCGACGGCGACGGCGAGTTCAACGTCGCCGGCCTCGACAACTTCATCAAGACTGTCAACCTCGCCTCCTGCGGCCTCTCCTACGCCGTCGTCGCCATCATGGGACCGCAGAGTAGCG GAAAGAGCACGTTAATGAATCATCTTTTCCACACAAGTTTCAGGGAGATGGATGCTTTCAGGGGGAG ATCTCAAACGACCAAGGGCATTTGGATTGCCAAATGTGTCGGGATTGAGCCAGCCACAATTGCTATGGATTTGGAGGGTACTGATGGAAGGGAGAGGGGCGAG GATGACACTGCTTTCGAGAAACAGAGTGCTCTTTTTGCTTTGGCAGTATCAGATATTGTTCTGATAAACAT GTGGTGTCATGACATTGGTCGAGAACAAGCAGCCAATAAACCTCTTTTGAAAACAGTTTTTCAG GTCATGATGCGGTTATTCAGTCCCCGGAAAACGACATTGCTTTTTGTTATTCGAGATAAAACAAAG ACCCCACTTGAACATCTGGAGCCTATTTTAAGAGAAGATATTCAGAAG ATTTGGGATAGTGTTAGAAAACCCCAAGCACATCAACATACTCCTCTAAGTGAATTTTTCAAT GTGGAAGTTACTGCTCTGTCAAGTTATGAGGACAAGGAGGATAAGTTCAACGAGGAG GTTGCTCTATTACGGCAACGTTTCTTTCATTCTATAGCACCTGGAGGTTTGGCTGGTGATCGGCGTGGTGTTGTGCCTGCTTCTGCATTTTCTATTAGTGCACAGCAAATATGGAAAGTCATACGAGAAAACAGGGATCTCGATCTTCCAGCTCACAAG GTAATGGTTGCAACTGTGCGTTGTGAAGAAATTGCTAATGAAAAACTTAACCAACTACAGTCTGACAAG GGTTGGCTGGAATTGGAAGAAGCTGTTCAATTAGGTCCAGTACGAGGTTTTGGGGAAAAGCTGAGCTCCATTATTGATGCCAGCCTTTCACA ATATGATGAAGAGGCAATTTTCTTTGAAGAATCTGTGAGAAATGCAAAACGAAAGCAATTGGAATCGAAGGCATTGGAT CTTGTGTACCCTGCTTATACAACATTGCTAGAGCATATACACGCTAAAGCTCTAGATGATTTTAAGACTAAACTGGAACAATCACTAAACAATGGAGAGGGGTTTGCTTCATCTGTTCGCACTTGGACTCGAACTATTATGGATGAATTTGACAAAGGATCTGCTG ATGCTGCTGTAAGACATGCTAATTGGGGTGCTTCAAAAGTGCGAGACAAACTTCGTCATGATATTGATTCACATGCTTCATCTGTGCGTGCTGCAAAATTGTCCGAGATAACAACTAATCTTGAG AAAAAATTGACCAAGGCATTGACCAAGCCAGTGGAGTCTCTCTTTGAATCAGGTGGAAAGGACACGTGGCTTTCAATAAGAGCACTGCTTAAACGTGAGACTGAATCTGCTGTATCCGAATTTTCTGCTTCCGTTGCTGGTTTTGAGTTGGATGAAGAAACAGTTGAAAGAATGGAACGAAGTTTAAGGGACTATGCGAGAAAAGTGGTGGAAAataaagcaagagaagaagctGGAAAGATTTTGATACGCATGAAAGATAG GTTCTCTACCGTATTCAATCATGATAATGATTCACTACCTAGAGTTTGGACTGGGAAGGAAGATATTAGAGCTATTACGAGGGATGCTCGCTCTGCG TCCCTGAAGCTTCTATCAGATATGGCTGCTATACGCCTGGATGAGAAGCCAGATCCCATTGGAAGCATACTTCATTCATCTCTCATAGATAAAACTAGTGCTTCAACATCTTCACAATTAGTAACTCGGGAAGCTTCTGCGGATACTTTGGCTTCAAGCACATGGGAGGAG GTTTCCCCAGAGGATGTGCTTATCACTCCAATGCAGTGCAAGGCTTTGTGGAGACAATTCCTTGGAGAAACTGAGTATACAGTTACTCAAGCTATTTCAGCTCAG GAGGCCTTCAAGCGGAGTAACAATTGGCTACCTCCTCCGTGGGCGATAATGGCAATGGTCATACTTGGTTTTAATGAGTTTATGATGCTACTGAA AAATCCTCTCTACCTGCTGTTTATATTTGTTGCCTATCTACTTGGAAAGGCCGTCTGGGTACAAATGGATATAGCTGGGGAGTTTCGACATGGCACT CTGCCTGGACTACTATCCATTTCATCAAGGTTTCTTCCCACAGTAATGAACCTTATTAAGCGTCTTGCTGAAGAAGCTCAGGGGAATCAAACCCCTGAAGAATCTCAAGGGTCAGCTTCCCAGACACAG AGGAGAAGAACAAACGCTCCACAAGCTGAGTTTTCATGA
- the LOC106775692 gene encoding protein ROOT HAIR DEFECTIVE 3 homolog 2 isoform X1, translated as MANDGSCATQLIDGDGEFNVAGLDNFIKTVNLASCGLSYAVVAIMGPQSSGKSTLMNHLFHTSFREMDAFRGRSQTTKGIWIAKCVGIEPATIAMDLEGTDGRERGEDDTAFEKQSALFALAVSDIVLINMWCHDIGREQAANKPLLKTVFQVMMRLFSPRKTTLLFVIRDKTKTPLEHLEPILREDIQKIWDSVRKPQAHQHTPLSEFFNVEVTALSSYEDKEDKFNEEVALLRQRFFHSIAPGGLAGDRRGVVPASAFSISAQQIWKVIRENRDLDLPAHKVMVATVRCEEIANEKLNQLQSDKGWLELEEAVQLGPVRGFGEKLSSIIDASLSQYDEEAIFFEESVRNAKRKQLESKALDLVYPAYTTLLEHIHAKALDDFKTKLEQSLNNGEGFASSVRTWTRTIMDEFDKGSADAAVRHANWGASKVRDKLRHDIDSHASSVRAAKLSEITTNLEKKLTKALTKPVESLFESGGKDTWLSIRALLKRETESAVSEFSASVAGFELDEETVERMERSLRDYARKVVENKAREEAGKILIRMKDRFSTVFNHDNDSLPRVWTGKEDIRAITRDARSASLKLLSDMAAIRLDEKPDPIGSILHSSLIDKTSASTSSQLVTREASADTLASSTWEEVSPEDVLITPMQCKALWRQFLGETEYTVTQAISAQEAFKRSNNWLPPPWAIMAMVILGFNEFMMLLKNPLYLLFIFVAYLLGKAVWVQMDIAGEFRHGTLPGLLSISSRFLPTVMNLIKRLAEEAQGNQTPEESQGSASQTQVFRNQVHKPDSVSSSISNISSVGSSSNDDNEYSTANLSQRRRTNAPQAEFS; from the exons ATGGCCAACGACGGTTCCTGCGCCACGCAACTCATCGACGGCGACGGCGAGTTCAACGTCGCCGGCCTCGACAACTTCATCAAGACTGTCAACCTCGCCTCCTGCGGCCTCTCCTACGCCGTCGTCGCCATCATGGGACCGCAGAGTAGCG GAAAGAGCACGTTAATGAATCATCTTTTCCACACAAGTTTCAGGGAGATGGATGCTTTCAGGGGGAG ATCTCAAACGACCAAGGGCATTTGGATTGCCAAATGTGTCGGGATTGAGCCAGCCACAATTGCTATGGATTTGGAGGGTACTGATGGAAGGGAGAGGGGCGAG GATGACACTGCTTTCGAGAAACAGAGTGCTCTTTTTGCTTTGGCAGTATCAGATATTGTTCTGATAAACAT GTGGTGTCATGACATTGGTCGAGAACAAGCAGCCAATAAACCTCTTTTGAAAACAGTTTTTCAG GTCATGATGCGGTTATTCAGTCCCCGGAAAACGACATTGCTTTTTGTTATTCGAGATAAAACAAAG ACCCCACTTGAACATCTGGAGCCTATTTTAAGAGAAGATATTCAGAAG ATTTGGGATAGTGTTAGAAAACCCCAAGCACATCAACATACTCCTCTAAGTGAATTTTTCAAT GTGGAAGTTACTGCTCTGTCAAGTTATGAGGACAAGGAGGATAAGTTCAACGAGGAG GTTGCTCTATTACGGCAACGTTTCTTTCATTCTATAGCACCTGGAGGTTTGGCTGGTGATCGGCGTGGTGTTGTGCCTGCTTCTGCATTTTCTATTAGTGCACAGCAAATATGGAAAGTCATACGAGAAAACAGGGATCTCGATCTTCCAGCTCACAAG GTAATGGTTGCAACTGTGCGTTGTGAAGAAATTGCTAATGAAAAACTTAACCAACTACAGTCTGACAAG GGTTGGCTGGAATTGGAAGAAGCTGTTCAATTAGGTCCAGTACGAGGTTTTGGGGAAAAGCTGAGCTCCATTATTGATGCCAGCCTTTCACA ATATGATGAAGAGGCAATTTTCTTTGAAGAATCTGTGAGAAATGCAAAACGAAAGCAATTGGAATCGAAGGCATTGGAT CTTGTGTACCCTGCTTATACAACATTGCTAGAGCATATACACGCTAAAGCTCTAGATGATTTTAAGACTAAACTGGAACAATCACTAAACAATGGAGAGGGGTTTGCTTCATCTGTTCGCACTTGGACTCGAACTATTATGGATGAATTTGACAAAGGATCTGCTG ATGCTGCTGTAAGACATGCTAATTGGGGTGCTTCAAAAGTGCGAGACAAACTTCGTCATGATATTGATTCACATGCTTCATCTGTGCGTGCTGCAAAATTGTCCGAGATAACAACTAATCTTGAG AAAAAATTGACCAAGGCATTGACCAAGCCAGTGGAGTCTCTCTTTGAATCAGGTGGAAAGGACACGTGGCTTTCAATAAGAGCACTGCTTAAACGTGAGACTGAATCTGCTGTATCCGAATTTTCTGCTTCCGTTGCTGGTTTTGAGTTGGATGAAGAAACAGTTGAAAGAATGGAACGAAGTTTAAGGGACTATGCGAGAAAAGTGGTGGAAAataaagcaagagaagaagctGGAAAGATTTTGATACGCATGAAAGATAG GTTCTCTACCGTATTCAATCATGATAATGATTCACTACCTAGAGTTTGGACTGGGAAGGAAGATATTAGAGCTATTACGAGGGATGCTCGCTCTGCG TCCCTGAAGCTTCTATCAGATATGGCTGCTATACGCCTGGATGAGAAGCCAGATCCCATTGGAAGCATACTTCATTCATCTCTCATAGATAAAACTAGTGCTTCAACATCTTCACAATTAGTAACTCGGGAAGCTTCTGCGGATACTTTGGCTTCAAGCACATGGGAGGAG GTTTCCCCAGAGGATGTGCTTATCACTCCAATGCAGTGCAAGGCTTTGTGGAGACAATTCCTTGGAGAAACTGAGTATACAGTTACTCAAGCTATTTCAGCTCAG GAGGCCTTCAAGCGGAGTAACAATTGGCTACCTCCTCCGTGGGCGATAATGGCAATGGTCATACTTGGTTTTAATGAGTTTATGATGCTACTGAA AAATCCTCTCTACCTGCTGTTTATATTTGTTGCCTATCTACTTGGAAAGGCCGTCTGGGTACAAATGGATATAGCTGGGGAGTTTCGACATGGCACT CTGCCTGGACTACTATCCATTTCATCAAGGTTTCTTCCCACAGTAATGAACCTTATTAAGCGTCTTGCTGAAGAAGCTCAGGGGAATCAAACCCCTGAAGAATCTCAAGGGTCAGCTTCCCAGACACAGGTATTCAGAAATCAAGTGCACAAACCCGATTCAGTATCAAGCTCAATTTCCAATATATCTAGTGTTGGCTCCTCATCTAATGATGATAATGAATACTCAACGGCAAATTTGTCTCAGAGGAGAAGAACAAACGCTCCACAAGCTGAGTTTTCATGA